CCAGGCCGGCAGAAAGGTGCCTCACCTCTCGGCCTCAGTGTCCTCGCCTGTCCAGTGGCAGGTAGCACTTGCCTCGTGGGGTGAATAAGGGAATTCAAGTAGAAACATCACCAAGTCTCCAGGCCCCATATCCGCGGTGGGGGGCACCCACGTCAGTGTGTAGACCGGGGCCTCCCCTCGCTTCGGGTCTTCACCCACGTCGGGCTGGGAGACTTCAGGGAAGCCCAGCGCCTGTCCCTTCGAATCAGGAGCTGATCTCAGGGCACTTTGGAGAGGACAGTGCTTCCTACGAGGCTGAAATCCGGGAGCTGGAGGACCTGCGGCAGGTGGGTGGGCTCCTCCCAGTCCATAGGTGAGAAGACAGAGGCTCGATGCTGCTGGCCCTTTGGGAATGGCTACTCTGTGCCTGTCCCCGCCCCAGGGACCCTGCCTGGGTCTCTCGCCCCAATGCCCTGCACAGTCTCCTGGAGTGGCACACGTGGTCCGCAGCAGCCCCCGGGACGGCGGGTGTGACCGTGTCCACCCCGAGACCCTGGGGTGCTCCCCTGGGGCTGTGGCATTCAAGGGGATCCCCAGGGCGGTGCGCCTGCCATGAGGTGGGCTGGGGCCATGGGACCCCGCTGACTTCCACCCGGCAGGCCATGCGGACCCCTAGCCGGAGCGAGGCGGGCCTGGAGCTGCTCACGGCCTACTACAATCAGCTGTGTTTCCAGGAGGCGCGTTTTGTCACCCCTGCCAGGAGCCTGGGGCTGCTGTTCCACTGgtaggggcggggtggggcggggcggggggcgggggccgcTTCTGATACCCTGGCTTCCTGTGAGGGCTCTGCCCAGCCTGACCCGACCCTGCAGGTACGACTCGCTGACGGGGGTTCCGGCCCAGCAGCGGGCCCTGGCCTTCGAGAAGGGCAGCGTGCTCTTCAACATCGGCGCCCTCCACACCCAGATCGGGGCTCGCCAGGACCGCTCCTGCCCCGAGGGCACCAGCAGTGCTGCGGAGGCCTTTCAGAGGGCTGCGGGTGAGAGCCGCCCAGGGCCGGCCCACCGGCTGCGCCTGCGTGGTCCTCGCCTCCAGGCGTGAGGGGCAGGGCCTCCTCTGTGGCCAGAGCTAGGGGCCCGGCACGATGGCCCCCTGGCCCGAGGGGTCACACGCACAGGCCCTCGGTGGGACGCAGAGGGTGCTCCCCAACCGGGGCCGAGCacgtggggcgggggtggggcggccCCGCTGTGCCACcctgagccccctcccctccgcaGGGGCCTTCAGCCTCCTCAGGGAGAACTTCTCCCACGCGCCCAGCCCCGACATGAGCCCTGCCTCACTCTCCATGCTGGAGCAACTCATGACCGCCCAGGCCCAGGAGTGCGTCTTCGAGGGCCTCTCGCTACAGGCCCCCGCGGCCCCCGCTGACTGCGTGGCCCAGCTCCACCTGGCTCAGGAGGCCGCCCAGGTGCGGGTGGGGAGCCGGGCCAAGCTGCGGTGTCTCAGCGGGCAGCAGGGCCTGGGTCGAGGGTGCCGGCTGGAGCTTAGGAGCAGAGCCAGGGTCTGGGCCGGCGgcgaggggggggggggcaggtgcaGGGTCTCCCGTAGGGCCCCAAAGCCGGCTGTCGACCCCGAGGTCCCGAGTCCCCGCCTCTGGGGCAACACCAATCAGAGCGGCCACGGGGCCCCGCCCCTGAGCCGAGCCTGgcgtggggcagggctggggagaggcggGGGCCCAGGCCGCGGGGCTCGCGGGAGGCCCCAGCATCCTGCCGTGTGCGCCAGCAGGTGGCGGCCGAGTACCGGCTGGTGCACCAGACCATGGCCCAGCCGCCCGTCCAGGACTACGTGCCCTTCCCCTGGACCACCCTGGTGCACGTGAAGGCCGAGTACTTCCGCGCCCTGGCCCACTACCACGCGGCCCTGGCCCTGTGTGACGGCGCCCGTGAGTGCCCCGCCCCGCCTGCCCGCGTGCCGGCAGGGCCCCACCGGCGCCTCACCGCCCTCTCTGACCCCCAGCGGTGGCAGAGGCGGAGCTTCCAGCCCTCGAGCAGATCTTCCTCGGGCTCCCGGCCTCGTCTGAGCCCCGGGGCCCCGCGCTGCCCCAGCAGCAGGAGGAACGCCGGAAGCTGGGTGAGGTGGCTGAGGGAGGAGGGCGGGGCGCGGGGGCCTCTGCGGGGGTGAATGAGCCACTCCGCCCTGTCAGCCCCAGCCCTGATGCCCCGGCACTAGCGGGTGGGGGTCCCCAGCTCACCCGGAGCGGGGCCCCAGCAGTGCGGGCGGCatcgggagggggcgggggcgggggggcgagccacACACGGCGGCAGCTCTTTCGCGGCTCAGACCTGCCGTCGGGCCCTCAGGATGAGCCCAGAAGCCCTCACTTGCCCTCCTCTTGCAGcatctggggggcgggggggctggggCCCAGCCTGGAAGGGCCAGACAGGTGGCGTGTGACAGCTCTGTCCCATGCAGGCAAGGCCCACCTGAAGCGGGCCATCCTGGGTCAGGAGGAGGCCCTGCGGCTGCACGCCGTGTGCCGGGCCCTGCGCCGGGTGGACCTGCTGCAGGTCGTGCTGGCCCAGGCGCTGCGGCGCTCTCTGGCCAAGTACTCGGAACTCGACCTCGAGGACGACTTCTGTGAGGCCGCCGAGGCCCCTGACGTCCGGCGTGAGCAGCCAGGCCCCTTGGGTGGGTGTGTCCTGGCCCCAGGGGGGCGGTGGGCGGAGGCCTCCGGACGAACAATTTCCATTTGCCGCAGAGCTATGGGCCCTCAAAGGAGGAGCAGGGCAGTTGTGGGGGGAGCCGTGATGGCAGCTCCCTTGCTCCGCCACGCCCCCCTCTCCCTGCACCTGGGACCCCCAAGAACCAGCCCCCGGGGCTCCTCCTGCTGGTGGTCCACAGAGGGGCCGGTGTGCACGGGCTGCACTTCGGGTCACCCACTCTGCTCTGGCCGAGCCACGCCTGGCTGCTTCCCAGGGTTCTGGGGCCGTGAGCCTTGGGCTCAGccacaccctccctccccttcacccTTTCAGCTAAGACGCAGCGGAGGCCGGAGGGCAGGGCACCCAGCTTCTCCCGGGTGAAGGTGCCTGATATCTTCCATCGGCTGGTGAGCACCCCTCCCAGGCCACCCCCACCTCGGCTCTGCTCTGCGTTTTCAGGCAGGCCCTCGATCgtggcccagccctgcccccttgCAGACCCTGCTGGTTTCTGTCTCCAAATGTGGAGATCGGGGCGAGCGTGCTCCAGGCTGGGGCTCCCCCAAGTGCGGCAGCCCAGCCAGGCCTCTGACCTCTGACCGCCCCCAGGGGCCCCTGTCCGTGTTCTCAGCCAAGAACTGCTGGCGGCTGGCAGGGCCCAGCCAGGCCTCTGACCTCTGACCGCCCCCAGGGGCCCCTGTCCGTGTTCTCAGCCAAGAACCGCTGGCGGCTGGCAGGGCCCGTCCACGTGGCCCGAGGAGAGGGGGGCTTCGGCTTCACGCTGCGGGGCGACGCGCCCGTTCTCATCGCTGCCGTCGTTCCAGGGGGCCGGGCCGCGGTAAGGGACCCCACCCCGGGGCCGACTGCGGGAAGGGGGAAGATGGGACTGGCCAGGGGTGGAGGGGTGCCCGCGGCActctccccatctccctgcaGGCGGCCGGCCTGAAGGAGGGTGACTACATCGTGTCAGTGAACGGGCAGCCGTGCAGGTGGTGGAAGCACGCAGACGTGGTGGCCCGGCTGAAGGGCGTGGGCGACGAGGGCGTGAGCCTGCAGGTGCTGACGCTGCTACAGCCCGGTGCCGAGCCGCCCAGCTCGGTGAGCCCCGGGGGCCctgggggcggggcgagggggGGCTCCCTAGCTCCTTGTCCTGCCCCGGCCCTGGGCCTTCC
This genomic window from Kogia breviceps isolate mKogBre1 chromosome 17, mKogBre1 haplotype 1, whole genome shotgun sequence contains:
- the RHPN1 gene encoding rhophilin-1 isoform X2 is translated as MVPEGWPDGAGAGEESARLQAAGSVRKGCDLLANSQHGSLQSRRAQIHQQINRELRMRTGAENLYRATSNARVRETVALELSYVNSSLQLLKEELEGLDGNVDADQPQSEGITVPMIPLGLKETKQLDWATPLKELISGHFGEDSASYEAEIRELEDLRQEARFVTPARSLGLLFHWYDSLTGVPAQQRALAFEKGSVLFNIGALHTQIGARQDRSCPEGTSSAAEAFQRAAGAFSLLRENFSHAPSPDMSPASLSMLEQLMTAQAQECVFEGLSLQAPAAPADCVAQLHLAQEAAQVAAEYRLVHQTMAQPPVQDYVPFPWTTLVHVKAEYFRALAHYHAALALCDGAPVAEAELPALEQIFLGLPASSEPRGPALPQQQEERRKLGKAHLKRAILGQEEALRLHAVCRALRRVDLLQVVLAQALRRSLAKYSELDLEDDFCEAAEAPDVRPKTQRRPEGRAPSFSRVKVPDIFHRLGPLSVFSAKNRWRLAGPVHVARGEGGFGFTLRGDAPVLIAAVVPGGRAAAAGLKEGDYIVSVNGQPCRWWKHADVVARLKGVGDEGVSLQVLTLLQPGAEPPSSGDRRPAPGGLLRSQEECAWETPGPAQASPRPLLGWSRKAKRGKTGRRLSPAPHP
- the RHPN1 gene encoding rhophilin-1 isoform X1, with the translated sequence MVPEGWPDGAGAGEESARLQAAGSVRKGCDLLANSQHGSLQSRRAQIHQQINRELRMRTGAENLYRATSNARVRETVALELSYVNSSLQLLKEELEGLDGNVDADQPQSEGITVPMIPLGLKETKQLDWATPLKELISGHFGEDSASYEAEIRELEDLRQAMRTPSRSEAGLELLTAYYNQLCFQEARFVTPARSLGLLFHWYDSLTGVPAQQRALAFEKGSVLFNIGALHTQIGARQDRSCPEGTSSAAEAFQRAAGAFSLLRENFSHAPSPDMSPASLSMLEQLMTAQAQECVFEGLSLQAPAAPADCVAQLHLAQEAAQVAAEYRLVHQTMAQPPVQDYVPFPWTTLVHVKAEYFRALAHYHAALALCDGAPVAEAELPALEQIFLGLPASSEPRGPALPQQQEERRKLGKAHLKRAILGQEEALRLHAVCRALRRVDLLQVVLAQALRRSLAKYSELDLEDDFCEAAEAPDVRPKTQRRPEGRAPSFSRVKVPDIFHRLGPLSVFSAKNRWRLAGPVHVARGEGGFGFTLRGDAPVLIAAVVPGGRAAAAGLKEGDYIVSVNGQPCRWWKHADVVARLKGVGDEGVSLQVLTLLQPGAEPPSSGDRRPAPGGLLRSQEECAWETPGPAQASPRPLLGWSRKAKRGKTGRRLSPAPHP